In Leishmania donovani BPK282A1 complete genome, chromosome 35, the following are encoded in one genomic region:
- a CDS encoding kinesin, putative produces the protein MTTLGNQRVTVSVRVRPMLREGASANHQQEKFELQGVHRVGDNSLKVELTKPGEPTKSSLFSFDYVFDQESTQLEVYEDAVVDMVDAALVGVNVTLLAYGQTGSGKTFTVLGDVKPNPLENDLLTTNSGMFLRVLSDLMDYKVRQAKKGWHVVVGLSCIEIYNENIRDLFGGKPNSAPPALKAVMTGEDVYLPSLIIKEMTTLQAVFSEIQLAIARRMSRATDSNSQSSRSHCLFSIDILQQANSAPAPSLDILDQSKKGNDMKKAVSSDKKGAAATKRGGSLASAAQDPQLPEWEMPFQGTVFRLPGQKEPIYTSKIILADLAGSERIARSGVTGDGLAEATSINSSLTALGNVVHSLHEGGFVSYRVSNLTRLLKPAFSHPSSRVLLLAQCSPTQLTFDETISTLHFANKVKDMKVTTCTGAEAEKLQFDFLESGKMYDALLADLHIFAAESQATIGIIRRNLPQKGSLYYDASAGKNGKMAKVSIKDRRLSADASGVLTVAQKERAELMARMEKEKSDEISVVQRSADEARDEIIREYMAELNELKEAIAKQVSMRVHHVSQQLLLDSAARGNKIVEEEAEEWASMMLLYLKEHKVACDKELSTISSRLEDLSQNVNKQRLSDTPNETPETVEADSKYALSTWSHCLAKRFFSFCMEVHEYQAVLLNIYHGNVTLVRWKKKNAELLKKFEEEKSV, from the coding sequence ATGACAACCTTAGGAAACCAGCGCGTGACAGTatcggtgcgcgtgcggccGATGCTGCGTGAAGGCGCTTCTGCGAATCACCAGCAGGAGAAGTTTGAGCTGCAAGGCGTGCACCGCGTCGGCGATAACAGTCTCAAGGTAGAACTGACGAAGCCAGGCGAGCCGACAAAGAGCAGTCTCTTCTCCTTCGACTACGTTTTCGATCAGGAGAGCACGCAGCTCGAGGTGTATGAAGATGCCGTAGTGGACATGGTCGATGCCGCTCTCGTCGGCGTGAATGTCACCCTCTTGGCCTACGGACAGACGGGCTCCGGCAAGACCTTCACCGTGCTGGGCGATGTGAAGCCGAACCCGCTTGAAAACGACCTGCTCACGACGAACAGTGGCATGTTCCTGCGTGTGCTGAGCGACTTGATGGACTACAAAGTTCGCCAAGCCAAGAAGGGCTGGCACGTGGTAGTGGGTTTAAGCTGCATAGAGATTTACAACGAGAACATCCGCGACCTGTTTGGTGGCAAGCCTAActcggcaccgccggcgctgaaGGCAGTCATGACCGGCGAGGATGTTTATCTACCGTCTCTCATCATCAAGGAGATGACCACTCTGCAGGCGGTTTTCAGCGAGATTCAGCTGGCCATCGCACGCCGCATGAGCCGTGCGACGGACTCCAACTCGCAGTCGAGCCGCAGTCACTGCCTCTTCTCCATTGATATCCTTCAGCAGGCGAATTCGGCccccgcgccgtcgctggacATTCTCGATCAGTCAAAGAAGGGCAACGATATGAAGAAGGCTGTGTCGTCAGACAAGAAGGGTGCGGCGGCCACGAAGAGGGGCGGCAGCCTGGCTTCCGCAGCGCAGGatccgcagctgccggagTGGGAAATGCCGTTCCAGGGTACGGTGTTCCGCTTGCCCGGACAGAAGGAGCCCATCTACACCAGCAAAATCATCCTTGCCGATCTCGCCGGTAGCGAGCGCATTGCCCGCAGTGGTGTGACCGGCGATGGCCTGGCAGAGGCCACATCCATCAACAGCAGCTTAACAGCACTGGGGAACGTGGTACACAGCCTGCACGAGGGAGGCTTCGTCAGCTACCGTGTTTCAAACCTGACGCGACTTCTCAAGCCGGCCTTTTCGCACCCCAGCTCGCGCGTGCTACTCTTGGCACAGTGCTCGCCCACGCAGCTGACGTTCGATGAGACGATCAGCACACTGCACTTTGCAAACAAGGTAAAAGATATGAAGGTGACCACGTGCACTGGCGCCGAagcggagaagctgcagtTTGACTTTCTCGAGTCCGGCAAGATGTacgacgcgctgctggcagACCTGCACATCTTCGCTGCAGAGTCGCAGGCAACGATCGGCATCATTCGCCGCAACCTGCCGCAGAAGGGCAGTCTCTACTATGACGCGTCAGCGGGCAAGAACGGCAAAATGGCCAAGGTGAGCATAAAGGACCGCCGCTTGTCGGCCGACGCGTCGGGCGTGCTGACTGTGGCGCAGAAGGAGCGCGCGGAGTTGATGGCCCGTATGGAAAAGGAGAAGTCGGATGAGATTTCCGTAGTGCAACGGTCGGCGGATGAGGCGCGTGATGAGATTATCAGAGAGTACATGGCCGAGTTGAAtgagctgaaggaggcgatTGCGAAGCAGGTGTCAATGCGCGTCCACCACGTGTCGCAGCAGCTTTTGCTTGATTCGGCAGCCCGCGGCAACAAGATCgtcgaggaagaggcggaggagtggGCCTCAATGATGCTGCTGTACCTGAAAGAGCACAAGGTGGCCTGCGACAAGGAGCTATCGACCATATCGAGCCGTCTCGAGGACTTGTCTCAGAACGTCAACAAGCAGCGTCTGTCTGACACCCCGAACGAGACACCCGAGACCGTTGAGGCGGACTCCAAGTACGCCCTCTCCACGTGGTCCCACTGCTTGGCAAAGCGCTTCTTCTCGTTCTGCATGGAGGTGCACGAGTATCAGGCTGTTCTCCTGAACATATACCATGGCAATGTGACCCTGGTGCGCTGGAAGAAGAAGAACGCcgagctgctgaagaagtTCGAAGAGGAGAAATCGGTGTAG